A stretch of Pseudoliparis swirei isolate HS2019 ecotype Mariana Trench chromosome 14, NWPU_hadal_v1, whole genome shotgun sequence DNA encodes these proteins:
- the LOC130204233 gene encoding T-cell surface antigen CD2-like isoform X2: MRMRMKMAPVSTISLLLLCCSAVSSAGSKEACNLYAATGANFTVPLVAALDQQDTLKWRHNGTSILYWKKQSFVIGRKESLSENGSLKLTGVQQGNAGSYIPEVHDVIGNRKGTFELMQLCVMDGAPRPSVNITCNAPSAVTFTCHVQPEAKDLRFAWFQNNQVLEKEKGQTLMKSVDLVKADPISCKVSNLASSVTSAPVTQTCIVNKFMFPDEIFGINTWILVAVRGGVVLVLIVVVIVCCICTKRRKRSRLKEEEELRLAWTNDQQQQSHPKYEHPHLHQHPQQQPAGHTGPRQQRSREHRDQQRPRAPDHDNANAQPGPRRPAQAQGPPGKIDEEQPPPLPQPRKNAVKIQRV; this comes from the exons atgaggatgaggatgaagatggcTCCTGTCTCCACCATCTCTCTGCTCCTGCTCTGCTGCTCCGCCGTCTCCTCCGCAG gTTCCAAGGAAGCATGCAACTTGTACGCCGCGACCGGCGCCAACTTCACGGTGCCGCTGGTCGCCGCGCTGGACCAGCAGGACACCCTGAAATGGAGGCACAACGGCACGTCCATCTTGTATTGGAAAAAGCAGTCCTTTGTGATAGGGAGAAAGGAGAGCCTTTCTGAAAATGGATCCCTGAAGCTGACCGGCGTGCAGCAGGGCAACGCGGGGAGTTACATCCCCGAAGTGCATGATGTGATTGGAAACAGGAAAGGGACTTTTGAACTCATGCAATTATGTGTAATGG ACGGAGCCCCGAGGCCCTCTGTGAACATTACATGCAACGCTCCCTCGGCGGTCACGTTCACCTGCCATGTTCAACCGGAG GCCAAGGATCTCCGGTTTGCGTGGTTTCAGAACAACCAGGTGCTGGAAAAGGAGAAAGGTCAGACTCTGATGAAATCAGTGGATCTCGTGAAAGCGGATCCCATCAGCTGCAAAGTGTCCAACCTCGCCAGCTCCGTGACCAGCGCGCCCGTGACACAGACCTGCATTGTCAACA AGTTCATGTTCCCAGACGAAATATTCGGAATTAATACCTGGATTTTGGTGGCCGTAAGGGGAG GTGTTGTTCTGGTGCTGATTGTCGTGGTTATTGTTTGCTGCATCTGCACCAAGCGGAGGAAACGCTCGCGACTGAAGG aagaggaggagcttcgtTTGGCGTGGACCAatgaccagcagcagcagagtcatCCTAAATATGAACAccctcatcttcatcagcaTCCCCAGCAGCAGCCGGCTGGCCACACCGGTCCTCGGCAGCAACGCTCCAGAGAGCACCGCGACCAGCAGCGCCCCAGAGCCCCCGACCACGACAACGCCAACGCTCAGCCCGGCCCCCGAAGAcctgcacag GCCCAGGGACCACCCGGTAAGATTGACGAAGAGcagccgcctcctcttcctcagcccaGGAAGAACGCTGTCAAGATACAAAGAGTGTGA
- the LOC130204233 gene encoding T-cell surface antigen CD2-like isoform X1 — protein MKVDRANWITSFRNHKHTHTHTHIKVAALTGSRLDNEKRLLVFLLCVMRTRMRMRMKMAPVSTISLLLLCCSAVSSAGSKEACNLYAATGANFTVPLVAALDQQDTLKWRHNGTSILYWKKQSFVIGRKESLSENGSLKLTGVQQGNAGSYIPEVHDVIGNRKGTFELMQLCVMDGAPRPSVNITCNAPSAVTFTCHVQPEAKDLRFAWFQNNQVLEKEKGQTLMKSVDLVKADPISCKVSNLASSVTSAPVTQTCIVNKFMFPDEIFGINTWILVAVRGGVVLVLIVVVIVCCICTKRRKRSRLKEEEELRLAWTNDQQQQSHPKYEHPHLHQHPQQQPAGHTGPRQQRSREHRDQQRPRAPDHDNANAQPGPRRPAQAQGPPGKIDEEQPPPLPQPRKNAVKIQRV, from the exons ATGAAAGTAGATCGGGCCAATTGGATCACTTCCTTTAGaaaccataaacacacacacacacacacacatataaaggtAGCTGCTCTGACGGGAAGTCGCCTTGATAATGAAAAGCGGCTCTTGGTCTTTCTGTTGTGTGTGATGAGaacgaggatgaggatgaggatgaagatggcTCCTGTCTCCACCATCTCTCTGCTCCTGCTCTGCTGCTCCGCCGTCTCCTCCGCAG gTTCCAAGGAAGCATGCAACTTGTACGCCGCGACCGGCGCCAACTTCACGGTGCCGCTGGTCGCCGCGCTGGACCAGCAGGACACCCTGAAATGGAGGCACAACGGCACGTCCATCTTGTATTGGAAAAAGCAGTCCTTTGTGATAGGGAGAAAGGAGAGCCTTTCTGAAAATGGATCCCTGAAGCTGACCGGCGTGCAGCAGGGCAACGCGGGGAGTTACATCCCCGAAGTGCATGATGTGATTGGAAACAGGAAAGGGACTTTTGAACTCATGCAATTATGTGTAATGG ACGGAGCCCCGAGGCCCTCTGTGAACATTACATGCAACGCTCCCTCGGCGGTCACGTTCACCTGCCATGTTCAACCGGAG GCCAAGGATCTCCGGTTTGCGTGGTTTCAGAACAACCAGGTGCTGGAAAAGGAGAAAGGTCAGACTCTGATGAAATCAGTGGATCTCGTGAAAGCGGATCCCATCAGCTGCAAAGTGTCCAACCTCGCCAGCTCCGTGACCAGCGCGCCCGTGACACAGACCTGCATTGTCAACA AGTTCATGTTCCCAGACGAAATATTCGGAATTAATACCTGGATTTTGGTGGCCGTAAGGGGAG GTGTTGTTCTGGTGCTGATTGTCGTGGTTATTGTTTGCTGCATCTGCACCAAGCGGAGGAAACGCTCGCGACTGAAGG aagaggaggagcttcgtTTGGCGTGGACCAatgaccagcagcagcagagtcatCCTAAATATGAACAccctcatcttcatcagcaTCCCCAGCAGCAGCCGGCTGGCCACACCGGTCCTCGGCAGCAACGCTCCAGAGAGCACCGCGACCAGCAGCGCCCCAGAGCCCCCGACCACGACAACGCCAACGCTCAGCCCGGCCCCCGAAGAcctgcacag GCCCAGGGACCACCCGGTAAGATTGACGAAGAGcagccgcctcctcttcctcagcccaGGAAGAACGCTGTCAAGATACAAAGAGTGTGA